In one window of Lynx canadensis isolate LIC74 chromosome B3, mLynCan4.pri.v2, whole genome shotgun sequence DNA:
- the RBM23 gene encoding probable RNA-binding protein 23 isoform X3 — MASDDFDIVIEAMLEAPYKKEEDDQQRKEVQKDGPSNTNASSNGNSGSGTSGSSASGEASKKKRSRSPSKSRDRKRSRSRDRDRHRRRSTRSRSRERQRRHRSRSWDRRHSSESRSRDRRREDRVRYRSPPLATGRRYAHSKSPHFREKSPVREPIDNLSPEERDARTVFCMQLAARIRPRDLEDFFSAVGKVRDVRIISDRNSRRSKGIAYVEFCEIQSVPLAIGLTGQRLLGVPIIVQASQAEKNRLAAMANNLQKGSGGPMRLYVGSLHFNITEDMLRGIFEPFGKIDNIVLMKDSDTGRSKGYGFITFSDSECARRALEQLNGFELAGRPMRVGHVTERLDGGTDITFPDGDQELDLGSAGSGMQLPTTTAAAAAAAAQAAAALQLNGTVPLGALNPAALTALSPALNLASQAIASQCFQLSSLFTPQTM; from the exons ATGGCGTCCGATGACTTTGATATAGTGATTGAAGCCATGCTGGAGGCTCCCTATAAAAAAGAAGAG GATGATCAGCAAAGGAAAGAAGTTCAAAAAGATGGCCCCAGCAACACCAACGCCAGCAGCAACGGCAACAGTGGCAGTGGTACCAGTGGGAGCAGTGCCAGTGGGGAGGCAAGCAA GAAAAAGAGGAGTCGGAGCCCTAGTAAAAGCAGGGATAGAAAGCGCAG TCGCAGTCGAGATCGGGACCGGCATAGGCGGAGAAGCACTCGGAGCCGAAGTCGAGAGCGGCAGCGTCGCCACCGCAGCCGGAGCTGGGACCGTCGGCACAGTAGTGAGTCACGCAGTCGGGACCGGCGGCGTGAGGATCGTGTGCGTTACAGGAGCCCGCCACTTGCCACTGG GCGTAGGTATGCGCACAGTAAGAGTCCTCATTTCAGAGAGAAGAGCCCGGTCAG GGAACCAATTGATAATCTGAGTCCCGAGGAGCGTGATGCCCGCACGGTTTTCTGTATGCAGTTAGCTGCCCGCATTCGGCCTCGAGACCTGGAGGACTTTTTCTCTGCTGTCGGCAAG GTTCGTGACGTCCGGATCATCTCAGATCGGAATTCCCGTCGTTCTAAGGGCATCGCCTACGTAGAATTCTGTGAGATCCAGTCTGTGCCACTGGCCATTGGGCTGACTGGGCAGCGGCTGCTCGGAGTGCCTATCATTGTCCAGGCCTCACAG GCTGAGAAAAACCGACTGGCAGCCATGGCCAACAACCTGCAGAAGGGTAGTGGTGGACCAATGCGCCTCTATGTGGGCTCCCTGCACTTCAATATCACTGAGGACATGCTCCGGGGTATCTTTGAGCCCTTTGGCAAA ATTGATAATATTGTCCTGATGAAGGATTCAGATACAGGCCGTTCTAAAGGTTATGGTTTCATTACG TTCTCAGACTCCGAGTGTGCTCGGCGAGCCCTGGAACAGCTGAATGGCTTTGAGCTTGCTGGTCGACCTATGAGAGTTGGTCATGTGACCGAGCGACTGGATGGTGGCACAGACATCACTTTTCCGGATGGGGACCAGGAGCTGGATCTGGGATCAGCAG gCTCTGGAATGCAGCTGCCTACTAccacagctgctgctgctgctgctgccgctcaGGCTGCTGCTGCCTTGCAACTGAATGGGACAGTTCCCTTGGGGGCCCTGAACCCTGCGGCTCTGACTG CTCTGAGTCCAGCCCTGAACCTCGCCTCCCAAGCAATTGCCTCCCAGTGCTTCCAGCTTTCCAGCCTCTTTACCCCTCAGACCAT GTAA
- the PRMT5 gene encoding protein arginine N-methyltransferase 5, producing MAAMAVGGAGGSRVSSGRDLNCVPEIADTLGAVAKQGFDFLCMPVFHPRFKREFTQEPAKNRPGPQTRSDLLLSGRDWNTLIVGKLSPWIRPDSKVEKIRRNSEAAMLQELNFGAYLGLPAFLLPLNQEDNTNLARVLTNHIHTGHHSSMFWMRVPLVAPEDLRDDIIENAPSTHTEEYSGEEKTWMWWHNFRTLCDYSKRIAVALEIGADLPSNHVIDRWLGEPIKAAILPTSIFLTNKKGFPVLSKMHQRLIFRLLKLEVQFIITGTNHHSEKEFCSYLQYLEYLSQNRPPPNAYELFAKGYEDYLQSPLQPLMDNLESQTYEVFEKDPIKYSQYQQAIYKCLLDRVPDEEKDTNVQVLMVLGAGRGPLVNASLRAAKQADRRIKLYAVEKNPNAVVTLENWQFEEWGSQVTVVSSDMREWVAPEKADIIVSELLGSFADNELSPECLDGAQHFLKDDGVSIPGEYTSFLAPISSSKLYNEVRACREKDRDPEAQFEMPYVVRLHNFHQLSAPQPCFTFSHPNRDPMIDNNRYCTLEFPVEVNTVLHGFAGYFETVLYQDITLSIRPETHSPGMFSWFPILFPIKQPITVREGQTICVRFWRCSNSKKVWYEWAVTAPVCSAIHNPTGRSYTIGL from the exons ATGGCGGCGATGGCGGTCGGAGGTGCCGGTGGGAGCCGCGTGTCCAGCGGCAGGGACCTGAATTGCGTCCCCGAAATAGCTGACACTTTGGGGGCTGTGGCCAAGCAGGG GTTTGATTTCCTCTGCATGCCTGTCTTCCACCCGCGTTTCAAGAGGGAGTTCACTCAGGAACCTGCTAAGAATCGGCCGGGCCCCCAGACACGATCAGACCTACTGCTGTCAGGAAGGG ACTGGAATACGCTAATTGTGGGAAAGCTTTCTCCATGGATTCGTCCAGACTCAAAAGTGGAGAAGATCCGCAGGAACTCCGAGGCG GCCATGTTACAGGAGCTGAATTTTGGGGCATATTTGGGTCTTCCAGCTTTCCTGCTGCCCCTAAATCAGGAAGATAACACAAACTTGGCCAGGGTTTTGACCAACCACATCCACACTGGCCACCACTCCTCCATG TTCTGGATGCGGGTACCCTTGGTGGCCCCAGAGGACCTGAGAGATGATATAATTGAGAATGCACCAAGTACACACACAGAGGAGTACAGTGGAGAGGAGAAGACATGGATGTG GTGGCACAACTTCCGGACCTTGTGTGACTATAGCAAGAGGATTGCGGTGG CTCTTGAAATTGGGGCCGACCTCCCATCTAACCATGTCATTGATCGTTGGCTTGGGGAGCCCATCAAAGCAGCCATTCTCCCCACCAGCATTTTCCTGACCAATAAGAAGGGATTTCCTGTTCTTTCTAAGATGCATCAGAGGCTGATCTTCCGGCTCCTCAAG CTGGAAGTGCAGTTCATCATCACAGGCACCAACCACCACTCAGAGAAGGAGTTCTGTTCTTACCTCCAGTACCTGGAATACTTGAGCCAGAACCGTCCTCCACCCAATGCTTACGAACTCTTTGCCAAGGGCTATGAAGACTATCTGCAGTCCCCACTCCAG CCACTGATGGACAATCTGGAATCTCAGACATATGAAGTGTTTGAAAAGGACCCCATCAAATACTCTCAATATCAGCAG GCCATCTATAAATGTCTGTTAGATCGAGTGCCTGATGAAGAGAAGGATACCAATGTCCA GGTGCTAATGGTGTTGGGAGCAGGCCGGGGTCCCCTGGTAAATGCTTCTCTGAGGGCAGCCAAGCAGGCTGACCGGAGGATAAAGCTGTATGCTGTGGAGAAGAACCCAAATGCCGTGGTGAC gCTAGAGAACTGGCAATTTGAAGAATGGGGAAGCCAGGTAACCGTAGTCTCATCGGACATGCGGGAATGGGTGGCTCCAGAGAAAGCAGACATCATCGTCAGTGAGCTTTTGGGCTCCTTTGCTGACAATGAACTGTCACCTGAGTGCCTGGATGGAGCCCAACACTTCTTAAAAG ATGATGGTGTGAGCATCCCTGGGGAGTATACCTCCTTTCTGGCTCCCATCTCCTCCTCCAAGCTGTATAATGAGGTCCGCGCCTGTCGGGAAAAGGACCGTGACCCTGAG GCCCAGTTTGAGATGCCTTATGTGGTACGGCTGCACAACTTCCACCAGCTGTCGGCGCCCCAGCCCTGTTTTACCTTCAGCCATCCCAACAGAG ATCCTATGATTGACAATAACCGCTATTGCACCTTGGAGTTTCCTGTGGAAGTGAACACAGTGCTACATGGCTTTGCAGGCTACTTTGAAACTGTGCTTTATCAGGACATCACCCTGA GTATCCGTCCAGAAACTCACTCTCCTGGGATGTTCTCATGGTTTCCCATCCTCTTCCCTATTAAG CAGCCCATTACGGTACGTGAAGGCCAGACCATCTGTGTCCGTTTCTGGCGGTGCAGCAATTCCAAGAAGGTGTGGTATGAGTGGGCTGTGACAGCACCAGTCTGTTCTGCTATTCATAACCCCACAGGCCGCTCATACACCATCGGCCTCTAG
- the RBM23 gene encoding probable RNA-binding protein 23 isoform X2, giving the protein MASDDFDIVIEAMLEAPYKKEEDDQQRKEVQKDGPSNTNASSNGNSGSGTSGSSASGEASKKKRSRSPSKSRDRKRSRSRDRDRHRRRSTRSRSRERQRRHRSRSWDRRHSSESRSRDRRREDRVRYRSPPLATGRRYAHSKSPHFREKSPVREPIDNLSPEERDARTVFCMQLAARIRPRDLEDFFSAVGKVRDVRIISDRNSRRSKGIAYVEFCEIQSVPLAIGLTGQRLLGVPIIVQASQAEKNRLAAMANNLQKGSGGPMRLYVGSLHFNITEDMLRGIFEPFGKIDNIVLMKDSDTGRSKGYGFITFSDSECARRALEQLNGFELAGRPMRVGHVTERLDGGTDITFPDGDQELDLGSAGGRLQLMAKLAEGSGMQLPTTTAAAAAAAAQAAAALQLNGTVPLGALNPAALTALSPALNLASQAIASQCFQLSSLFTPQTM; this is encoded by the exons ATGGCGTCCGATGACTTTGATATAGTGATTGAAGCCATGCTGGAGGCTCCCTATAAAAAAGAAGAG GATGATCAGCAAAGGAAAGAAGTTCAAAAAGATGGCCCCAGCAACACCAACGCCAGCAGCAACGGCAACAGTGGCAGTGGTACCAGTGGGAGCAGTGCCAGTGGGGAGGCAAGCAA GAAAAAGAGGAGTCGGAGCCCTAGTAAAAGCAGGGATAGAAAGCGCAG TCGCAGTCGAGATCGGGACCGGCATAGGCGGAGAAGCACTCGGAGCCGAAGTCGAGAGCGGCAGCGTCGCCACCGCAGCCGGAGCTGGGACCGTCGGCACAGTAGTGAGTCACGCAGTCGGGACCGGCGGCGTGAGGATCGTGTGCGTTACAGGAGCCCGCCACTTGCCACTGG GCGTAGGTATGCGCACAGTAAGAGTCCTCATTTCAGAGAGAAGAGCCCGGTCAG GGAACCAATTGATAATCTGAGTCCCGAGGAGCGTGATGCCCGCACGGTTTTCTGTATGCAGTTAGCTGCCCGCATTCGGCCTCGAGACCTGGAGGACTTTTTCTCTGCTGTCGGCAAG GTTCGTGACGTCCGGATCATCTCAGATCGGAATTCCCGTCGTTCTAAGGGCATCGCCTACGTAGAATTCTGTGAGATCCAGTCTGTGCCACTGGCCATTGGGCTGACTGGGCAGCGGCTGCTCGGAGTGCCTATCATTGTCCAGGCCTCACAG GCTGAGAAAAACCGACTGGCAGCCATGGCCAACAACCTGCAGAAGGGTAGTGGTGGACCAATGCGCCTCTATGTGGGCTCCCTGCACTTCAATATCACTGAGGACATGCTCCGGGGTATCTTTGAGCCCTTTGGCAAA ATTGATAATATTGTCCTGATGAAGGATTCAGATACAGGCCGTTCTAAAGGTTATGGTTTCATTACG TTCTCAGACTCCGAGTGTGCTCGGCGAGCCCTGGAACAGCTGAATGGCTTTGAGCTTGCTGGTCGACCTATGAGAGTTGGTCATGTGACCGAGCGACTGGATGGTGGCACAGACATCACTTTTCCGGATGGGGACCAGGAGCTGGATCTGGGATCAGCAGGTGGACGTTTGCAGCTCATGGCCAAATTGGCAGAAG gCTCTGGAATGCAGCTGCCTACTAccacagctgctgctgctgctgctgccgctcaGGCTGCTGCTGCCTTGCAACTGAATGGGACAGTTCCCTTGGGGGCCCTGAACCCTGCGGCTCTGACTG CTCTGAGTCCAGCCCTGAACCTCGCCTCCCAAGCAATTGCCTCCCAGTGCTTCCAGCTTTCCAGCCTCTTTACCCCTCAGACCATGTGA
- the RBM23 gene encoding probable RNA-binding protein 23 isoform X1: MASDDFDIVIEAMLEAPYKKEEDDQQRKEVQKDGPSNTNASSNGNSGSGTSGSSASGEASKKKRSRSPSKSRDRKRSRSRDRDRHRRRSTRSRSRERQRRHRSRSWDRRHSSESRSRDRRREDRVRYRSPPLATGRRYAHSKSPHFREKSPVREPIDNLSPEERDARTVFCMQLAARIRPRDLEDFFSAVGKVRDVRIISDRNSRRSKGIAYVEFCEIQSVPLAIGLTGQRLLGVPIIVQASQAEKNRLAAMANNLQKGSGGPMRLYVGSLHFNITEDMLRGIFEPFGKIDNIVLMKDSDTGRSKGYGFITFSDSECARRALEQLNGFELAGRPMRVGHVTERLDGGTDITFPDGDQELDLGSAGGRLQLMAKLAEGSGMQLPTTTAAAAAAAAQAAAALQLNGTVPLGALNPAALTALSPALNLASQAIASQCFQLSSLFTPQTM, encoded by the exons ATGGCGTCCGATGACTTTGATATAGTGATTGAAGCCATGCTGGAGGCTCCCTATAAAAAAGAAGAG GATGATCAGCAAAGGAAAGAAGTTCAAAAAGATGGCCCCAGCAACACCAACGCCAGCAGCAACGGCAACAGTGGCAGTGGTACCAGTGGGAGCAGTGCCAGTGGGGAGGCAAGCAA GAAAAAGAGGAGTCGGAGCCCTAGTAAAAGCAGGGATAGAAAGCGCAG TCGCAGTCGAGATCGGGACCGGCATAGGCGGAGAAGCACTCGGAGCCGAAGTCGAGAGCGGCAGCGTCGCCACCGCAGCCGGAGCTGGGACCGTCGGCACAGTAGTGAGTCACGCAGTCGGGACCGGCGGCGTGAGGATCGTGTGCGTTACAGGAGCCCGCCACTTGCCACTGG GCGTAGGTATGCGCACAGTAAGAGTCCTCATTTCAGAGAGAAGAGCCCGGTCAG GGAACCAATTGATAATCTGAGTCCCGAGGAGCGTGATGCCCGCACGGTTTTCTGTATGCAGTTAGCTGCCCGCATTCGGCCTCGAGACCTGGAGGACTTTTTCTCTGCTGTCGGCAAG GTTCGTGACGTCCGGATCATCTCAGATCGGAATTCCCGTCGTTCTAAGGGCATCGCCTACGTAGAATTCTGTGAGATCCAGTCTGTGCCACTGGCCATTGGGCTGACTGGGCAGCGGCTGCTCGGAGTGCCTATCATTGTCCAGGCCTCACAG GCTGAGAAAAACCGACTGGCAGCCATGGCCAACAACCTGCAGAAGGGTAGTGGTGGACCAATGCGCCTCTATGTGGGCTCCCTGCACTTCAATATCACTGAGGACATGCTCCGGGGTATCTTTGAGCCCTTTGGCAAA ATTGATAATATTGTCCTGATGAAGGATTCAGATACAGGCCGTTCTAAAGGTTATGGTTTCATTACG TTCTCAGACTCCGAGTGTGCTCGGCGAGCCCTGGAACAGCTGAATGGCTTTGAGCTTGCTGGTCGACCTATGAGAGTTGGTCATGTGACCGAGCGACTGGATGGTGGCACAGACATCACTTTTCCGGATGGGGACCAGGAGCTGGATCTGGGATCAGCAGGTGGACGTTTGCAGCTCATGGCCAAATTGGCAGAAG gCTCTGGAATGCAGCTGCCTACTAccacagctgctgctgctgctgctgccgctcaGGCTGCTGCTGCCTTGCAACTGAATGGGACAGTTCCCTTGGGGGCCCTGAACCCTGCGGCTCTGACTG CTCTGAGTCCAGCCCTGAACCTCGCCTCCCAAGCAATTGCCTCCCAGTGCTTCCAGCTTTCCAGCCTCTTTACCCCTCAGACCAT GTAA